DNA from Triticum aestivum cultivar Chinese Spring chromosome 7D, IWGSC CS RefSeq v2.1, whole genome shotgun sequence:
AAAAAAGGATGCAAAATGTGTATAGATGGAGTAGAGGAGCATTTTCCCTCTGAAAAGTGAAAAGTCTCATGCTTATTTTAATTCCAGATGAATCTAATTCCTGTGACATTTTATTATAATATGTTTTGCTTGATGATATCCTCGTATTATGTGATTATAGGGAGCTTCTACGGTTAAATTTATCTGGGACTCTAGCTCCTGAGCTTGGCCAGCTGTCTCGCATGAAAATAATGTAAGTGCAGTGAGCTGAGCTCGCTAATTATCATGTGGATTGCCTGTTCATTTAATCCAGTCCTACATGCACAAGGGGTGACTGAGTACTTCTTTTAATTTCCTTTCAAGGGATTTTATGTGGAACTCAATTGGTGGGAGCATTCCTAAGGAGGTTGGCAACATTACTTCCCTGGAACTATTGTAAGTCGAAATCTACACCACGGATTAGAAACATGGTCTACCTGAATCAATTTCCTTAATATATTTCTGCTTAGACATGGAGGTTATCATTTTTCTGTATATGTTAACTTAGTTATTGCTTGCAGGTGTTTCAATAAATAGTTGTTTCTCTGAGATGATTTCACAGTTTGTTTTGCTCCTGTAACAAGGTGTGCATTGTTTATATTTGCAGGCTCTTAAATGGGAACCAGTTGACTGGTTCTTTACCAGAGGAAATTGGCTTCGTTCCTAATTTGAATAGGATTCAGATTGATCAGAACCATATATCCGGATCCATACCTAAATCATTCGCTAACCTGAACAAAACCGAGCACTTGTAAGTAGGATATGTTGTAGCCTCTCTGTTAACGAGTGATAGTTATCCTTATCCTAATGGATTTCCATTTACTATCCAGTCACATGAACAATAATTCGTTGAGTGGTCAAATTCCACCTGAACTGTCCAGATTACCTTCACTTGTTCATCTGTAAGTACCTGACCTCTGCACGTGCCATAATATTGGTTCTCATTTATACCCTACTGACAGTATAATTGGTTTGCAGATTGTTGGATAACAATAACTTATCGGGCTATCTTCCTCCAGAATTATCACAGCTACCAAAACTGCTTATTGTGTATGAAACCTACTATTGTGCAGTAGTTTGAATAATATACAGTTCTTGATTATTTTTGTTGGGTGGGTTGGATATCAATCTTTGAGCTTGAATTGGACTAAATTTCTCGGTCTTAAATGAAGCTCATAAGCAGTAGTTCTTTATTTGTTGTTTTGTAGCTTGAATGAATAGTTTACGGTTTACTTACAACTTAGAGAGCAACACAAACAAAGAATGTCTGCTCCACTGTTCTCTTTTACTGAAAAGTAGCTGCTGGCATGTTCCCTGTGCCAACTTATTCAATGGTAAGTTGCTTTAACTAGCATTAGCTGAGTTAGTTGTTTAGGATTACTTCTGATTTTACCCTGATCTTTACGGCATTATTTCTTGCCAGTAGTAAACCACTGAAAGCTTATATGCTGCTGAAACAATATAACTGCTAGTCGATTTTGCATTTTTCTCTTATTTATATACCATGAGTAATTCAAAGTAATTGGAAAGAAGACCCATAGCAATTCGAGTAACTTCCAGTTCATTTTCTTAGTTTTTTTGTCATGTCTTTGAGATATCACATTTATAAGACATATATACACTCACTGTATGTCTGATTACCTCTTTTCAAAATGATCCCAGCCAGCTAGACAATAACAACTTCTCAGGAAGTTCAATTCCTTCATCTTATGGCAATATCACCACACTTCTGAAATTGTAAGTATGTTCTACATCTCTCTGCTTTTGTAGCCAGAACGATTTTCACATTGGTCATCATTATTGCAATGAGAATGGCCCTTAATTTGGTtgattaaaagaaataaagaatcTTGGCTTGCTTTTCTTTTAAAGTATTATGACAGTTTCAGATTAATCTAATTGATATGGTCTACATTAGGAGTTTGAGAAACTGCAGCTTGGAAGGTCCCGCTCTTGATGCCAGTGGAATACCGCAACTTGGCTACTTGTACGTAGAATTCTGAACTACGTACTACCTATTTGTTTAGGAAAAAAAATCTCACCCGTGATGCTTAGGGGAATTTGGCAGCTATCACTTGCTCTAATCTTTTTTTTCGGGAAAACGCAAAGGACCTTTGCGTTTCATTGTATTGAAAAGAGAGAGTTTAATGTTACTTGCTCTAATCTTTGTTGTGTTGTTTCAGGGATATTAGTTGGAATCAGTTGACGGGTCCTATACCATCTGGCAAACTAGCGAGCAACATAACTACAATGTATAAAAATAAGGCCCTCGCAAAGATTTCATGCCATTTTGTTTTTTAAGTATTATTTATTGATCCCTTTCCCCCCAAGGAAACTTCTATTTTCAGTTTACACTCACTTTTGCAAGTTGTGCAGAGATCTTTCCCACAATCGTCTTAACGGTTCTATTCCTGGAAGTTTCTCTGGCCTTCCTAATCTCCAAAGATTGTAAGTCTGATATTACATTCACCATGCTATTATGTCCTTTAATATTTGATAAGGGATAAATCTCTAGAAAAGGGGGATGCTCTTACTTCATTATTGCTCAATAGTAGTGAATCATTCCCTTTGTCCCTTAGGGTATTCTCGCATGGACAATGATTGATTGCAGAGTACCTTCTGCGGGTCCATGCCATGACAACAACTTTAATTTTCAACAAACATAAGTTTAAACAGTTTTGCATGACAGTACTGTTCATGAATGATCATTTGAATCAGGCTGAGCTGATTTTTTTTTGGTCTTCATTTAGGTCAATGGAGAATAATAACTTGGATGGTTCTGTTCCATCTGATGTCTGGCGAAATATTGATTTCAGTGGAAATAGAAGCCTGATATTGTAAGATCATCATAAACTGAACCTTCTGCTTCAGCTTTTTGATTTTAGAGAACGGTATATAATTGACATATTTCTTCAGGACTGGTAATCTAATATCCCCCCTTACATATTTTGCAGGGATTTCCATAACAACGCTCTCACGATTCTATCAAATCCTCTTACACCCCCTGCGAATGTTACCATCCTGTACGCATTTCTATTGAACAATTATCTTTTCCATTTTTCAGATCCATTCGTCATTTCCGGTACCTTATATTTTCTTTCCTTTACCATCCATGTTTTTAGGTTATCTGGTAACCCCATATGCACATCACAAAATCAACTGAATATATCTCAGTATTGTCAATCAACTTCAGTTGTTGTTCCTGGAGGTTCCACAAATAACGATACACTTTGCCCGCCATGCTCAACTGACCTTCCTCACGAAAACATACTAAGGTCACCAATCCCGTGCTTATGTGCTATTCCACTTCACGTCGATTACCGGCTGAAGAGTCCAGGATTCTGGGATTTTGTTCCATACGAAGCCGAATTTCAACACTACTTATCATCTGGTCTTTCATTGTCCTCGTACCAATTGGAAGTCTCTACTTTTATGTGGGAAGAAGGCCCGAGGCTGAAGATGAACCTGAAGCTTTTCCCAAACAACACTGCGTTGTTTAACTCAGGTGAAGTGCTGAGACTGAGAGACATGTTCACAGGGTGGCTAATCACGGACTCGGATATATTTGGGCCCTATGAGCTTATCGACTTCATCCCAGGGTGGTACGAAAATGGTATGCATATATGTTACTCTATCTTCACTCCATTCTATATTTCGTTTGGTTGCAATTTTTTGTCACCATGTTTATTTGGTCGTGTATAGATGTTTGTATTAGTGATCACACGTGCAGTTACATGCGCACATTCGAACTGCCGAGGCCTCCTCTCTTCATCTTCCCCAACGCAGATCCCCAAACCCCACGAATAAGCATATTACCGTTGCCCACTTGTCCTCAAATGTCTTTTTAATTAATTGGTCAAGTATACCCCTGTGCTGGAACCTTGCCGTATTCCCTGGGCCAAAGGCCAATATATGTATATGTACATGCATGTAA
Protein-coding regions in this window:
- the LOC123168852 gene encoding probable LRR receptor-like serine/threonine-protein kinase At1g06840 isoform X1, yielding MGRELLRLNLSGTLAPELGQLSRMKIMDFMWNSIGGSIPKEVGNITSLELLLLNGNQLTGSLPEEIGFVPNLNRIQIDQNHISGSIPKSFANLNKTEHFHMNNNSLSGQIPPELSRLPSLVHLLLDNNNLSGYLPPELSQLPKLLIVQLDNNNFSGSSIPSSYGNITTLLKLSLRNCSLEGPALDASGIPQLGYLDISWNQLTGPIPSGKLASNITTIDLSHNRLNGSIPGSFSGLPNLQRLSMENNNLDGSVPSDVWRNIDFSGNRSLILDFHNNALTILSNPLTPPANVTILLSGNPICTSQNQLNISQYCQSTSVVVPGGSTNNDTLCPPCSTDLPHENILRSPIPCLCAIPLHVDYRLKSPGFWDFVPYEAEFQHYLSSGLSLSSYQLEVSTFMWEEGPRLKMNLKLFPNNTALFNSGEVLRLRDMFTGWLITDSDIFGPYELIDFIPGWYENVLPRRTKSSLTTGATVGIVIAAFAAAAILSSLITLIILRRHSSQISKRRNAKKIQMKIDGVKDLTFEELSNSTSNFSDSALIGQGGYGKVYRGVLADGTGAAVKRTQQGSLQGSEEFFTEIELLSRLHHRNLVSLVGYCDEDNEQMLVYEYMPNGNLRDHLSAQAKEALSFPMRLRIALGSSRGILYLHTEADPPIYHRDIKSSNILLDSKFVAKVADFGLSRLAPLPAMEGVAPGHVSTVVKGTPGYLDPEYFLTHNLTDKSDVYSLGVVFLELLTGMQPISHGKNLVREVVAANQSGMILSVVDTRMGPCPGECLERFAALGLRCCRDETDARPSMAEVVRELETIWQMTPETDSVPLELESESVSMDPSRTGTQPSSWSAGGSMMAYQYMSSSDVSGSNLPSGLVPSTNPR